A window of the Gossypium hirsutum isolate 1008001.06 chromosome A03, Gossypium_hirsutum_v2.1, whole genome shotgun sequence genome harbors these coding sequences:
- the LOC107887374 gene encoding NAC transcription factor 29-like codes for METKTSSDLPPGFRFHPTDEELITFYLKNQAKSKPCPVSIIPEVDIYKFDPWQLPDKAEFGEKEWYFFSPRDRKYPNGVRPNRATVSGYWKATGTDKAIYSGSKYVGVKKALVFYKGKPPKGLKTDWIMHEYRLNDSRKQITKQNGSMRLDDWVLCRIYKKKNPGGRGLDQQVEESNAPIHMTQCSNDASETQQMLKFPRTNSSIPQLLELDYMGPISQLLGENTYNSSFDYFPNTIDSNTTGDHVEKLQLQEIPYQYTDSGKLQVNESGFLNQQVYMNPMLYQFQ; via the exons ATGGAAACAAAAACCAGCTCTGACCTTCCTCCAGGTTTCAGATTCCACCCTACAGATGAAGAATTGATCACCTTCTACCTTAAAAACCAGGCCAAATCAAAGCCATGCCCTGTTTCAATTATCCCAGAAGTTGATATCTACAAATTTGATCCATGGCAATTGCCTG ATAAAGCAGAGTTTGGTGAAAAGGAATGGTACTTCTTTAGCCCTCGAGATAGGAAGTACCCGAATGGGGTTCGACCGAATAGGGCGACGGTGTCAGGGTATTGGAAGGCTACGGGCACGGACAAAGCCATTTATAGTGGTTCCAAATATGTTGGAGTGAAGAAAGCTCTTGTGTTCTACAAGGGCAAGCCACCAAAGGGACTCAAGACTGACTGGATTATGCATGAATATCGGTTAAATGATTCACGTAAACAAATCACCAAGCAAAATGGATCCATGAGA CTGGATGATTGGGTCCTCTGCAGAATCTACAAGAAGAAGAACCCAGGGGGAAGAGGTTTGGATCAACAAGTGGAAGAATCAAATGCCCCAATTCACATGACACAGTGTTCCAATGATGCTAGTGAAACCCAACAAATGTTGAAATTCCCAAGGACAAATAGTTCGATTCCTCAACTACTGGAATTGGATTACATGGGTCCAATTTCCCAACTTTTGGGTGAAAATACATACAATTCCAGCTTTGACTATTTCCCTAACACCATAGACAGTAATACCACAGGTGACCATGTTGAGAAACTTCAGCTACAAGAAATACCTTACCAATACACTGATTCAGGGAAGCTTCAAGTGAATGAGAGTGGGTTCTTAAACCAGCAAGTATATATGAATCCCATGCTGTATCAATTTCAGTAA